From one Bacteroides eggerthii genomic stretch:
- a CDS encoding ATP-binding protein, giving the protein MNIQERLNLERENVQLKKELSVLKRKMELLESNRSLNSFSQHLIDKMQAIIFIKDVTNGFRYYRVNDAFCSIQHLSRQEVIGKTDYDLFSLEEAEKYRRDDEATVSMRGDFTLREMVHFQGEEKIILQTTKSYVETSEGNQLLVCVSYDITEHIQKERMMESLMKDEQEAHQMMKAIFHKLPSAILIKDIEDDYRFYIINQKFEQMCNMPKELLIGKTDYDIFPKEEADKYRQDDVAATSCEESDPMLIHEIVTSPDRGTHTHLQTIKFSFTFKRKKLLVCVGNDVTLQYQMMEQLRDALSKAEQADTLKAQFIANMSHEIRTPLNSIIGFSQLMAEAENQTDRDEYNRIISLNNNLLLNLFEDVLNLSMLDSDNMSFKNDEFDFSAMFDELAVLMREKVSNPEVEFICENPLQTLMVKTDRERLTQVIGNLITNAAKFTGQGYIKMGYARKNDGVQIYVEDTGLGIEEKNLVEVFDRFKKLNVFIQGTGLGLPICKSIVNQMGGEIWVESEYGKGSTFYVWLPCLC; this is encoded by the coding sequence ATGAACATACAGGAAAGACTGAATTTAGAGAGAGAAAATGTGCAATTGAAAAAAGAACTAAGCGTGCTGAAAAGAAAAATGGAACTACTGGAGTCCAATCGCTCTTTGAATTCTTTTTCTCAGCATCTGATAGATAAGATGCAGGCAATAATCTTTATAAAGGATGTAACAAATGGTTTTCGCTATTACAGAGTTAATGATGCTTTCTGCTCCATACAACATTTATCGCGCCAAGAGGTTATAGGGAAAACAGATTATGACTTGTTCTCACTTGAAGAGGCAGAGAAATATCGCAGGGACGATGAAGCGACAGTGAGCATGAGAGGAGATTTTACATTGCGTGAAATGGTGCATTTTCAGGGAGAGGAGAAGATTATATTGCAAACGACTAAATCGTATGTAGAAACTTCTGAAGGAAATCAGTTGTTGGTATGCGTCTCTTACGATATAACGGAGCATATTCAAAAAGAAAGAATGATGGAAAGTCTCATGAAAGATGAGCAGGAAGCGCATCAGATGATGAAAGCCATTTTTCATAAGTTACCATCCGCTATTCTTATTAAGGATATAGAGGATGATTATCGTTTTTATATTATCAATCAAAAGTTTGAGCAGATGTGTAATATGCCCAAAGAACTGTTGATAGGCAAGACTGATTACGATATTTTTCCGAAAGAAGAGGCTGACAAATACAGGCAAGATGATGTAGCGGCTACTTCCTGTGAAGAGAGTGACCCTATGTTGATTCATGAAATTGTTACTTCTCCCGACCGGGGTACACATACTCATTTGCAAACCATAAAATTTTCCTTCACTTTCAAAAGGAAGAAATTGTTGGTGTGTGTGGGAAACGATGTAACTTTGCAATACCAGATGATGGAGCAATTGCGTGATGCTTTGAGCAAGGCGGAGCAGGCAGATACGTTGAAGGCGCAATTTATAGCTAATATGAGTCATGAGATCAGGACGCCGCTGAATTCGATTATTGGTTTTTCACAGCTCATGGCAGAGGCTGAAAATCAAACGGACCGGGATGAATATAACCGTATTATCAGTCTTAATAATAACTTGTTGCTGAATCTTTTTGAAGACGTGCTGAACCTATCGATGCTGGATTCGGATAATATGTCTTTTAAAAACGATGAATTTGATTTCTCGGCAATGTTCGATGAGCTTGCTGTCTTGATGAGGGAAAAAGTGAGTAATCCGGAAGTAGAGTTTATTTGTGAAAACCCTCTTCAAACTTTAATGGTCAAAACCGACCGGGAACGTTTGACGCAGGTTATCGGTAATCTGATAACCAATGCTGCTAAGTTTACCGGACAGGGATATATTAAAATGGGATATGCCCGTAAAAATGACGGCGTGCAGATTTATGTGGAAGATACTGGGTTGGGTATTGAAGAGAAAAATCTGGTGGAAGTGTTTGACAGGTTCAAGAAGTTAAATGTTTTCATTCAGGGCACAGGCTTGGGACTACCTATATGCAAGTCCATCGTCAATCAGATGGGAGGTGAGATTTGGGTGGAGTCCGAATATGGGAAAGGAAGCACATTCTATGTATGGCTTCCTTGTTTATGCTGA
- a CDS encoding HAD-IA family hydrolase, with the protein MFEVAISRYLKHHGHSDIRLKAVLFDMDGVLFNSMPYHADAWHKVMERRGLHLSREEAYMHEGRTGAATINIVYQRQYGQDATPELIESIYAEKSAEFNKHPEPGRMPGSWEILQKIKAEGLTPILVTGSGQHSLLDRLAHNFPGMFQREHMVTAFDVRYGKPNPEPYLMGLEKAGIKANEAIVVENAPIGVQAGVAAGIFTIAVNTGPLDAQVLLDAGANLLFPSMQALNENWEKLQQALIP; encoded by the coding sequence ATGTTTGAAGTCGCTATTTCCCGTTATCTGAAACACCATGGGCACTCTGACATTCGGTTGAAAGCCGTACTTTTCGATATGGACGGTGTACTTTTTAACTCCATGCCCTATCATGCCGACGCTTGGCACAAGGTCATGGAACGTCGCGGCCTGCATCTAAGTCGTGAAGAAGCCTACATGCACGAAGGACGTACCGGAGCAGCAACAATCAATATCGTCTATCAACGCCAGTACGGACAGGATGCCACTCCCGAACTGATAGAAAGTATCTATGCAGAAAAAAGCGCAGAATTCAACAAGCATCCCGAGCCTGGACGCATGCCCGGTTCCTGGGAAATATTACAGAAAATAAAAGCAGAAGGATTAACTCCCATACTGGTAACCGGTTCTGGTCAACACTCTTTACTGGATCGCCTTGCCCACAATTTTCCCGGCATGTTCCAACGTGAACATATGGTGACCGCCTTTGACGTAAGATATGGAAAGCCCAACCCTGAGCCCTATCTCATGGGACTGGAAAAGGCCGGGATAAAGGCCAATGAAGCCATCGTCGTTGAAAATGCTCCTATCGGTGTACAAGCCGGAGTAGCGGCGGGGATATTCACGATTGCCGTCAATACCGGTCCATTGGATGCACAAGTGCTATTAGATGCAGGAGCCAATTTATTATTTCCATCAATGCAGGCACTCAACGAAAATTGGGAAAAATTACAGCAAGCATTAATCCCATAA
- a CDS encoding glycosyl hydrolase 115 family protein, translating into MKKKMFCLGILFLFACDLSLNAQQTMSVIPPIVHDYATAIKDFPVVDVHRECATIRYDSHDYKGVIRAINDLHKDIERVTGAKTNVSADTVSGKYEIIIGTLGKSKVIDALAASGKIKLRNLQGKWESFVIATVENPSPGIRQGLVIAGSDKRGTIYGIYELSQQLGVSPWYWWADAPVQKRKSAYIKSGYYESGEPKVKYRGIFINDEWPSFGNWATEKFGGVNSKMYVHLFELLLRLKANYLWPAMWASAFNEDDPMNPILADEYGIVMGTSHHEPMMRAHKEYTRRKEEVGPWDYKTNKERLDNFFRKGMERNKNFENVVTIGMRGDGDVAMSKEGDEANMQVLKKVIEGQRQVLKEVYGKEPSEIPQLWAIFTEVQRYYDAGFTVPDDVMLLFCDNNWGYIRRTGPDKEKKRKGGMGLYYHIDMNGGPWNDRWVTTTTIPKLREQLHLAYQSGIDDLWVVNVGDIKPKELPIDFIMRYAWNPDAIPADKTKDYMIDWARHIFGKEYAGEIADIVSKYTKYNLLRKAEVQLPDVFSIVNYHEADRMLAAWKELTVKAEELEHKLSPEAKDAYYQLVLYPVKASAGVAEIYLSVGKNRLYAKQGRVSANDYADRAKELFNLDWHLSHRYNNETANGKWKHMMSDKHIGYTKWYMPKDNELPELSMVNPLGSPSLGVAVEGSEAAWPLMAKQLSLPVFDALNNQTHYIEVFNRGVGEIEYTVLTSQPWIKVDESEGKAAKDNRLHVSIDWSKAPQGTVEGNVEIVCGKSKAEVKVTIVNTALPHSKETFFGTLAHSEFSIPAHAYNANISGKQAAWVFIPDLGRGKGCMGITPVTASSTLTHKKAARLEYKIYLPSAGKTTVALGILPTQDVNPARGLRIAVGIDEKKPIVLDARKGFVDTFEEYNSQNLALSKVLKALPTKSTLGLSGKGMYLRNEVFDNIRWLDVEIDVEKPGFHTLKVYMVDPEIVLEKIVVNPDNSRPSYLGAPSKQHSITTIEEKPLSTILYK; encoded by the coding sequence ATGAAAAAAAAGATGTTTTGTTTAGGGATACTATTCTTGTTTGCATGTGACTTGTCGCTCAATGCACAACAAACAATGAGTGTCATCCCTCCTATTGTTCATGACTATGCTACTGCTATTAAAGATTTTCCTGTGGTAGACGTCCACCGGGAATGTGCAACCATCCGTTACGATTCACATGATTATAAAGGAGTAATTCGTGCTATCAACGATTTACACAAAGACATCGAACGCGTGACCGGTGCAAAAACCAATGTATCTGCCGATACCGTTTCCGGGAAGTACGAAATCATAATCGGAACGTTAGGAAAAAGCAAGGTTATAGATGCTCTCGCCGCTTCCGGCAAGATAAAGCTTCGGAACTTGCAAGGGAAATGGGAAAGCTTTGTAATAGCAACTGTTGAAAATCCGAGTCCCGGCATCCGACAAGGGCTGGTCATTGCCGGCAGTGATAAACGAGGCACCATATATGGTATTTATGAACTTTCACAGCAATTAGGTGTCTCCCCATGGTACTGGTGGGCAGATGCTCCTGTGCAAAAGCGCAAGTCTGCCTATATCAAATCCGGCTATTACGAATCAGGCGAACCTAAGGTGAAATACCGGGGCATCTTTATTAATGACGAGTGGCCTTCCTTCGGCAACTGGGCTACCGAAAAATTTGGTGGCGTCAACTCCAAGATGTATGTACATCTTTTTGAGCTGTTGTTACGTTTGAAGGCTAACTACCTCTGGCCCGCCATGTGGGCAAGTGCATTTAACGAAGATGATCCGATGAATCCGATTTTGGCCGATGAGTACGGAATTGTCATGGGAACCTCCCACCATGAACCAATGATGCGCGCCCATAAAGAATACACCCGAAGAAAAGAAGAAGTAGGTCCTTGGGACTATAAGACAAACAAAGAACGGCTTGATAACTTTTTCCGTAAGGGTATGGAACGGAATAAAAACTTCGAAAATGTCGTAACTATCGGTATGAGAGGTGATGGAGACGTGGCGATGAGCAAGGAAGGCGATGAGGCTAATATGCAGGTACTGAAAAAAGTTATAGAAGGTCAGCGGCAGGTATTAAAAGAGGTGTATGGAAAAGAACCGTCTGAGATCCCCCAGCTATGGGCTATATTCACCGAAGTGCAACGGTATTATGATGCTGGTTTTACAGTACCCGATGATGTAATGCTGCTTTTCTGCGATAACAACTGGGGGTATATTCGGCGTACAGGTCCCGACAAAGAAAAGAAACGCAAGGGAGGGATGGGATTGTATTACCACATAGACATGAACGGTGGTCCATGGAATGACCGGTGGGTTACCACGACTACCATACCTAAATTACGCGAACAGCTCCATCTGGCATATCAATCGGGCATCGATGACCTTTGGGTGGTCAATGTAGGTGATATCAAGCCTAAAGAACTTCCAATCGATTTCATTATGCGTTATGCGTGGAATCCCGACGCTATACCGGCGGATAAAACAAAAGATTATATGATAGATTGGGCACGACACATTTTTGGGAAAGAATATGCCGGAGAAATAGCCGATATCGTATCTAAGTACACCAAATATAACTTGTTACGCAAAGCGGAAGTGCAACTTCCCGATGTGTTCAGCATTGTCAATTACCATGAAGCCGACCGTATGTTGGCCGCATGGAAGGAACTTACAGTAAAAGCCGAGGAACTGGAACACAAACTATCACCAGAAGCCAAAGATGCTTATTATCAATTGGTACTCTATCCGGTGAAAGCCTCTGCCGGAGTGGCTGAGATCTATCTTTCAGTCGGCAAAAATCGTTTATATGCAAAACAAGGGCGTGTCAGTGCCAATGATTATGCAGACCGCGCAAAAGAATTATTCAATCTCGACTGGCATTTAAGTCATCGCTACAATAATGAAACAGCCAACGGAAAATGGAAACATATGATGTCTGACAAACATATTGGCTATACGAAATGGTATATGCCCAAGGACAATGAATTACCTGAACTGTCAATGGTGAATCCGCTGGGTTCTCCAAGTCTCGGTGTTGCGGTGGAAGGCAGCGAAGCAGCCTGGCCACTTATGGCAAAACAGCTTTCATTGCCAGTGTTCGATGCCCTGAACAATCAGACTCATTATATAGAGGTTTTCAATCGTGGAGTAGGAGAAATTGAATATACAGTTCTCACCTCCCAACCGTGGATAAAGGTAGATGAGTCCGAGGGCAAAGCAGCTAAGGACAATCGCCTGCATGTTTCCATTGACTGGTCCAAAGCACCACAAGGTACGGTAGAAGGAAATGTAGAAATAGTATGCGGCAAGAGTAAAGCAGAAGTAAAAGTAACGATTGTCAACACAGCACTCCCCCATAGCAAAGAGACGTTCTTTGGAACACTGGCCCATTCCGAATTCTCCATACCGGCACACGCTTATAATGCCAACATTTCAGGGAAACAGGCAGCTTGGGTCTTTATTCCGGATTTGGGTAGAGGCAAAGGCTGCATGGGAATAACGCCAGTGACGGCGTCCAGCACATTGACACACAAGAAAGCTGCCCGTCTGGAATATAAGATATACCTTCCTTCGGCAGGAAAAACAACAGTAGCTTTAGGTATTTTACCTACCCAAGATGTCAATCCGGCACGCGGACTCCGCATAGCGGTAGGCATAGATGAAAAAAAGCCCATAGTACTGGATGCTCGAAAAGGTTTTGTCGATACTTTTGAAGAATACAATTCCCAAAACCTTGCTCTATCAAAAGTATTGAAAGCACTCCCCACTAAAAGTACTTTGGGCCTAAGCGGTAAAGGCATGTATTTAAGAAATGAAGTATTTGATAATATACGCTGGTTGGATGTAGAAATAGATGTGGAGAAACCGGGATTCCATACACTGAAAGTTTATATGGTTGACCCTGAAATTGTATTGGAAAAGATTGTGGTGAATCCGGATAACAGTCGGCCGAGTTATTTAGGAGCACCATCCAAGCAACACAGCATTACAACTATAGAAGAAAAGCCACTATCTACTATTTTGTATAAATAG
- a CDS encoding alpha-L-fucosidase, translating to MKTYLIVLFFAVCAAGAWAQEYKVPVTNEKEQMVEGQYKPQWESLRKHKTPEWFRDAKFGIWAHWGPQCVEGSGDWMARNMYKEGTYAYNYHKEHYGHPSEVGFKDILPLFKAEKWDPDKLVERYKRLGAQYIFVLGNHHDNFDLWDSKYQPWNSVNMGPKKDLIAGWAKASKKYGLPLGISFHADHAWLWYEPAQRYDINGPKAGIHYDGKLTKADGKGKWWEGYDPQDLYAQNHPMSEKSWANNRVHVQWAWSGGACLPTLEYVTNFYDRTLDAINRYNPDLIYFDVTVAPFHDISDCGLKIASHFYNKNPRAVMFGKMLNDEQREALTWDVERGAPNEIVEEPWQTCNCLGNWHYNTSIYERGSYKSATEVIKQLIDIVSKNGNLLLSIPLRADGTYDEKEAAILDGIEAWMTVNKESIFNTRPWVRFGEGPVAESDIKLKAQGFNDGMYSNMTSADIRFNQTKKYLYVTPLGWPEDGKVVVRSLAKGNPHFKKNITTVELLGYGCLKVVQTDNGLEIQLPIVTNAIAPVLKISK from the coding sequence ATGAAGACTTATTTGATTGTTTTGTTTTTTGCTGTTTGCGCAGCAGGAGCATGGGCACAGGAATACAAGGTACCTGTAACTAATGAGAAAGAGCAGATGGTTGAGGGACAGTATAAGCCGCAGTGGGAATCACTCAGAAAACACAAGACTCCGGAATGGTTCCGCGATGCCAAATTCGGCATCTGGGCTCATTGGGGACCGCAGTGCGTGGAAGGTTCGGGCGACTGGATGGCACGCAATATGTATAAAGAAGGCACATACGCTTACAATTATCATAAAGAACATTATGGCCATCCATCAGAGGTGGGATTCAAGGATATTCTTCCACTCTTCAAAGCAGAAAAATGGGATCCTGACAAACTCGTGGAAAGATACAAACGCCTCGGAGCACAATATATCTTTGTCCTCGGTAACCACCACGACAACTTCGACCTTTGGGATTCGAAATATCAGCCATGGAATTCTGTGAATATGGGGCCGAAGAAGGATTTGATTGCCGGATGGGCAAAAGCGTCAAAGAAGTATGGTTTGCCTCTTGGCATTAGTTTCCACGCTGACCACGCATGGTTGTGGTATGAGCCTGCACAGCGTTACGACATAAACGGACCTAAAGCGGGTATACATTACGACGGCAAACTGACCAAAGCCGATGGAAAGGGCAAATGGTGGGAAGGTTACGATCCGCAGGATCTCTATGCGCAAAACCATCCCATGAGTGAGAAGTCTTGGGCAAACAATCGTGTGCACGTACAGTGGGCATGGAGTGGCGGAGCCTGTCTACCTACACTTGAATATGTCACCAACTTTTATGACCGTACTCTCGACGCTATCAACCGCTACAATCCCGACCTCATCTACTTTGACGTCACCGTTGCGCCCTTTCATGACATCAGTGACTGCGGATTGAAGATTGCATCGCATTTCTACAATAAGAATCCGCGTGCTGTGATGTTTGGTAAGATGCTCAACGACGAACAGCGCGAAGCCCTCACATGGGATGTGGAGCGTGGTGCGCCCAATGAGATTGTCGAAGAGCCTTGGCAGACATGCAACTGCCTTGGAAACTGGCACTATAATACCAGCATCTATGAGCGTGGTAGCTACAAGAGTGCAACGGAGGTTATAAAACAACTCATTGATATAGTTAGTAAAAACGGCAACCTTTTACTTAGCATTCCTCTGCGTGCCGATGGTACGTATGACGAGAAAGAGGCTGCTATACTTGATGGCATAGAGGCTTGGATGACAGTAAATAAGGAAAGCATCTTCAATACCCGTCCGTGGGTGAGGTTCGGCGAAGGTCCAGTTGCCGAGTCTGACATCAAGCTTAAGGCTCAGGGATTCAACGACGGTATGTACAGCAATATGACATCAGCTGACATCCGTTTCAACCAGACGAAGAAATATCTCTACGTCACCCCTCTCGGATGGCCTGAAGACGGCAAAGTAGTCGTGAGGTCTCTCGCCAAAGGTAATCCCCATTTCAAGAAAAACATCACCACAGTGGAACTGCTCGGTTATGGTTGTCTGAAAGTCGTGCAGACAGACAATGGGCTTGAAATACAGTTGCCAATAGTCACAAATGCCATTGCTCCTGTTTTGAAAATATCAAAGTAG
- a CDS encoding hybrid sensor histidine kinase/response regulator transcription factor — translation MIKKQLIFLLLCITQSVFAQNAIFYDKATIGSQCINVLCQDQNNYLWIGTRNGLRRFDGSQFVSYYHAKQDSTSLADNEIHSLYIDDENNLWIGTANGLQRYLPEKDSFQTVTLHTIKAKGRITGIFQRNTGEILCNVSDVGIFSVDIQTMVAHPVITESKLFHPPFVTCLFEDSRRQLWLGTDRQGIVRIDSTGQEEKIYPLNNMAVRNILEDYDRRVFMVTAQTVFLWDQENDKLVPFPYSGKKKNIRFHSVVITANGDIMLGTYGQGITCIKRGDKKITDADGIQSSFININQAKVSSLFEDKQQNLWIGCLYQGFLMLPHKPLLFSFWNQPIMLSDMPGWLNALYCDKTDTMWCSVEDNGIYQLDCNGNISRHIYTDGVVFSMFEDSDGVFWVGINGKGLYSFNRKKGKLELKYPLQGDFSIRCITEDKHKNLYAAILGEGILQYHLPTGKYQLLSRKNPIKGENNITNYWIISILCDSEDRIWFGHFGNISCYDTRNERFLDLPFEPEIKSSSFYTIIEGKDHTIWMGTKNGLVHYNPQNNQYSVITTEQGLPDNVICGLVQDKHGNLWCSTIQGICHILVDGKQVVNYYTGNGLQEKVYLEGRYTQSKKGKIYFGGNRGITGFNPDDIQLIKPDTPPFITDMYIRDQKVTMETCSGNKRVVDTELVHADCFNLSYMDNTFVFMVSTMDFRDAGNVLYEYRLEEFNENWNKTQPGENRIQYHHLAPGNYTLQIRACENGFHSPIRSVRIHVIPPWYLSTGAKIVYILLVICAGYLLYTVYRRKKQEEISEMKLQFFINIAHEIRSPLTLILGPLEKLQRMQCEPDINKMLLTIKYNTGRILNLINQLLDVRKIDKGQMPILCEEVDIRSFVNELLLVFAEQARLKKISLETKFPEKLPTVWIDPNNFDKVLVNLLSNAFKYTPENGVICIEVKTGSNPKSSGLLQKYMEISISDTGKGVNEKELKKIFNRFYQGDGSHTMHSLGFGIGLNLCQLLVKLHHGIIFAENRTDTQGCRFVVHLPLGCKHLKKEEMVKVETGLVPHGVMADQYIPYHPSREKVKYRKTNYSVLVIDDDDELRSFLKDNLAAYYHVDVAIDGVEGRKKAITQQPDIIISDVIMPNMDGIQLLKELKKNANTSHIPIILLTSQVEFSNRIEGLVQGADGYLCKPFNTEELMVLITNLIANRVRLKGKYSGSQTQEGKIAPVELQGNDEALMERIMNIINENLSNPNLNVEMLTQEIGISRTHLHRRMKEMTGTAPSDFIRNLRLQQATVLLENKDLSITQIAYAVGFTSQTHFSSAFKKVYGLSPMEYAQSNRNR, via the coding sequence ATGATAAAAAAGCAACTGATATTTTTATTGCTTTGTATTACACAATCAGTATTTGCACAAAATGCAATCTTTTACGATAAAGCAACAATAGGCAGCCAATGTATAAATGTATTATGTCAGGATCAAAACAATTATTTATGGATTGGTACAAGAAACGGACTTCGCAGATTTGACGGTTCGCAGTTTGTGTCTTATTATCATGCAAAACAAGATTCCACTTCATTGGCCGATAATGAAATTCACTCCTTATATATTGATGATGAAAATAATCTTTGGATAGGCACAGCCAACGGCTTGCAACGTTACCTTCCGGAAAAAGACAGTTTCCAGACAGTCACTCTCCATACTATAAAGGCAAAAGGGCGAATTACCGGTATCTTTCAACGGAATACGGGTGAAATTTTATGTAATGTATCTGATGTGGGCATTTTTTCCGTGGACATTCAAACAATGGTGGCACATCCTGTTATAACTGAAAGTAAACTTTTTCATCCGCCTTTTGTAACTTGCCTCTTTGAAGACAGCCGGCGACAACTCTGGCTGGGAACTGACCGGCAAGGCATAGTCCGTATCGATTCCACCGGTCAGGAAGAAAAAATATATCCGCTAAATAATATGGCTGTGCGTAATATACTCGAAGATTATGACCGGAGGGTTTTTATGGTTACCGCACAAACTGTTTTCTTGTGGGATCAAGAAAACGACAAGCTTGTGCCGTTTCCTTATTCCGGAAAAAAGAAGAATATCCGTTTCCATTCTGTTGTAATCACTGCTAATGGAGACATTATGCTGGGTACTTATGGACAGGGAATCACTTGCATAAAGCGTGGAGACAAGAAAATTACAGATGCAGATGGCATTCAAAGCTCATTTATAAATATCAATCAGGCTAAGGTTAGTAGCCTTTTCGAAGATAAACAGCAGAACTTATGGATTGGATGTTTATACCAGGGCTTTCTGATGCTGCCTCATAAACCATTGCTTTTTTCTTTTTGGAACCAGCCCATCATGCTTTCCGATATGCCGGGATGGCTCAATGCGCTCTATTGCGATAAAACAGATACTATGTGGTGTTCTGTTGAAGATAATGGTATTTATCAACTGGATTGTAATGGTAATATCTCCCGCCATATTTATACGGATGGGGTTGTCTTTTCAATGTTTGAAGATAGTGACGGTGTGTTTTGGGTGGGAATCAATGGAAAAGGACTGTATTCGTTTAATCGAAAAAAAGGAAAGTTGGAATTGAAATATCCATTACAGGGGGATTTCAGCATAAGATGTATTACAGAAGATAAGCATAAAAATTTGTATGCAGCTATTTTAGGAGAGGGTATTTTGCAATATCATTTGCCTACGGGAAAGTATCAACTACTTTCAAGGAAGAATCCTATTAAAGGAGAAAATAATATTACAAATTATTGGATCATTTCTATTTTATGCGATTCTGAAGATAGAATCTGGTTCGGACATTTTGGAAATATAAGCTGTTATGATACCCGGAACGAAAGATTTCTAGACTTACCTTTTGAACCAGAAATAAAGTCCAGTTCTTTCTATACAATTATTGAAGGAAAGGACCATACGATTTGGATGGGTACTAAGAATGGGCTAGTTCATTATAATCCCCAAAACAATCAATATTCGGTTATCACTACTGAACAGGGACTCCCAGATAATGTTATCTGTGGACTAGTGCAGGATAAACATGGTAATTTATGGTGTAGCACCATACAGGGAATTTGCCATATCCTTGTAGACGGAAAACAAGTTGTTAACTATTATACAGGGAATGGACTGCAAGAAAAGGTATATTTAGAAGGACGTTATACTCAAAGTAAAAAAGGAAAAATTTATTTCGGAGGAAATAGGGGAATTACCGGCTTTAATCCTGATGATATTCAGTTAATAAAACCGGACACTCCACCTTTCATTACCGATATGTATATTCGGGATCAGAAAGTGACTATGGAGACATGCTCGGGAAATAAACGGGTCGTTGATACAGAATTGGTCCATGCTGATTGTTTCAATCTTTCTTATATGGATAATACATTCGTATTCATGGTCTCAACAATGGACTTTCGTGATGCTGGAAATGTCCTTTATGAATATCGGCTTGAGGAATTCAATGAAAACTGGAATAAGACACAGCCTGGCGAAAACCGGATACAATACCACCATTTGGCTCCTGGGAATTATACCCTCCAAATACGTGCTTGCGAAAATGGATTTCATTCACCGATAAGATCCGTACGGATTCATGTTATCCCGCCTTGGTATCTGAGTACTGGTGCCAAAATTGTTTATATTTTGTTGGTTATCTGTGCCGGCTATTTGTTATATACAGTTTACAGACGGAAAAAACAGGAGGAAATTAGTGAAATGAAGTTGCAGTTTTTTATCAATATTGCACACGAGATACGTTCACCGCTTACTCTTATCCTCGGTCCGCTGGAGAAATTGCAGAGAATGCAGTGTGAGCCGGATATTAATAAAATGCTGTTAACAATCAAGTATAATACCGGCCGTATTTTAAACCTTATTAATCAGTTGCTTGATGTACGGAAGATTGATAAAGGCCAGATGCCTATTCTTTGTGAGGAGGTTGATATCCGGTCGTTTGTCAATGAACTGCTTCTTGTATTTGCAGAGCAGGCACGCCTGAAAAAAATCAGTTTGGAAACAAAATTTCCGGAAAAACTTCCAACGGTGTGGATTGATCCGAATAATTTTGATAAGGTGCTGGTCAACCTGCTTTCAAATGCTTTTAAATATACGCCTGAAAATGGTGTCATCTGCATAGAAGTAAAAACCGGCAGTAATCCGAAAAGCTCCGGCCTTTTGCAAAAGTATATGGAGATTTCTATCTCAGATACGGGCAAGGGAGTGAATGAAAAAGAACTGAAAAAAATCTTCAATCGTTTTTATCAAGGCGATGGTAGCCATACTATGCACTCCTTGGGTTTCGGCATCGGATTAAACCTATGCCAACTGCTTGTGAAATTGCATCATGGTATCATTTTTGCTGAAAATAGGACGGATACTCAAGGTTGCCGTTTTGTGGTACACCTCCCTTTGGGGTGCAAACATTTGAAAAAGGAAGAAATGGTAAAGGTGGAAACCGGTTTGGTTCCACATGGCGTAATGGCAGACCAATATATTCCTTACCATCCATCCCGGGAAAAAGTAAAATATAGAAAGACTAATTATAGTGTTCTTGTAATTGATGATGATGATGAACTACGGAGCTTTTTAAAAGACAACCTGGCTGCATATTATCATGTAGATGTGGCTATAGATGGAGTAGAAGGACGGAAAAAAGCGATTACTCAACAACCGGACATAATCATTTCAGATGTTATCATGCCCAATATGGATGGCATCCAACTGCTGAAAGAATTGAAAAAGAATGCTAATACTAGTCATATCCCCATTATTTTGCTGACTTCTCAAGTTGAATTTTCCAACCGGATTGAAGGCTTGGTACAAGGAGCGGACGGGTATTTATGCAAGCCTTTTAATACGGAAGAATTGATGGTGCTTATAACCAATCTGATAGCTAATCGTGTGCGGCTAAAAGGAAAGTATTCGGGTAGTCAGACTCAGGAAGGGAAAATAGCCCCGGTCGAATTGCAAGGAAACGATGAGGCATTGATGGAACGTATTATGAACATTATAAATGAGAACTTGAGCAACCCTAATCTTAATGTAGAGATGCTTACGCAAGAAATCGGGATCAGTCGTACTCATTTGCACCGACGTATGAAGGAAATGACAGGAACCGCTCCTAGCGATTTTATTCGCAATCTGCGCCTTCAACAAGCTACCGTGTTATTAGAAAATAAAGATCTTTCAATAACCCAAATAGCTTATGCGGTAGGATTTACCAGTCAGACACATTTTTCAAGCGCCTTTAAGAAAGTGTATGGCCTTTCTCCTATGGAATATGCACAATCAAATAGAAACAGGTAA